From Staphylococcus sp. M0911, a single genomic window includes:
- a CDS encoding CAP domain-containing protein — MTTIKKFLVFFVACLCLVIFLPLNELKPLEKLQIEVRQQIDHWAFGDSNEEDISLDVPNKQEFAINNVQMNMSKKEVEDKLGKEKRITSNEYGTNWYTYYDDDYNQFVMISYIKDRVNGMYTNQNLISSQSKIKYATPKNKVRDRLGKPLDEIKKGNKRFEIKNDEYDVFHKKHIYTTVFYDKHEKNGVTALYQVSDEMENRLQEQYGAPSKSLEKSFELQDFDIVNAERKQRQLSTLSYSKSISDTARKHSQDMVENSYFDHTDLNGKSPFDRLKADRHDFNAAGENLAYGQQNSIYAHEGLMNSLGHRKNILNDSFSTLGVGVDFNDQRQPYWTENYTG; from the coding sequence GTGACTACAATTAAAAAGTTTCTCGTATTTTTTGTCGCATGTTTATGTTTAGTGATTTTTCTGCCACTGAATGAGTTAAAGCCACTTGAAAAACTTCAAATAGAAGTTAGGCAACAGATAGATCATTGGGCATTTGGAGATTCTAATGAAGAAGATATAAGTTTGGATGTTCCAAATAAACAAGAGTTTGCTATTAATAATGTTCAAATGAATATGTCAAAAAAAGAAGTAGAAGATAAATTAGGTAAAGAAAAGCGCATCACTTCTAATGAATATGGTACCAACTGGTATACGTATTACGATGATGATTATAACCAATTTGTCATGATTAGTTATATTAAAGATAGAGTAAACGGTATGTATACTAATCAAAACTTAATTTCTTCTCAGTCTAAAATAAAATATGCGACACCTAAAAACAAGGTGAGAGATCGTTTAGGTAAACCTCTTGATGAGATAAAAAAAGGGAATAAGCGATTCGAAATTAAAAATGATGAATATGATGTATTTCACAAAAAGCATATTTATACTACAGTTTTCTATGATAAACATGAAAAGAATGGTGTCACTGCGTTATATCAAGTAAGTGACGAAATGGAAAATAGGCTTCAAGAGCAATATGGTGCACCTTCTAAATCTTTAGAAAAAAGTTTTGAATTACAGGATTTTGATATCGTTAATGCAGAAAGAAAGCAAAGACAATTATCAACATTAAGTTATTCTAAATCCATTTCTGACACTGCTAGAAAGCATAGCCAAGATATGGTAGAAAATAGTTATTTTGATCATACTGATTTAAATGGAAAATCGCCATTTGACCGATTGAAAGCAGATCGTCATGATTTTAATGCAGCTGGAGAAAATCTAGCCTATGGACAACAAAATAGTATATATGCTCACGAAGGATTAATGAATTCATTAGGACACAGAAAAAACATACTAAATGATAGCTTTTCAACTTTAGGTGTCGGCGTCGATTTTAATGATCAACGACAACCATATTGGACAGAAAATTATACTGGTTAA